The genomic DNA AGCTCATACAGCAAATGTACAACGTTTATTCTAAACCTGTGTCTTCTGATCTCGTTTCTGCAGCTATTGGTGGCTTTAGATGCCCTAAAAGGCCTTGGAATCATCCACACAGACATAAAACCTGACAATGTCATGGTGGTCAATAGGAATATCCAGGAACTGAAGGTGAAATTAATCGACTTTGGTGTGGCTGTTAAAACTTCCAGCATGGAGCCTTGCCTTGAAATTCAGCCTCTAGGATACAGGTAGGAGGATTTCTCCTCACATGGCTTAGCTGTGGTTAGGACAAACCTGTAATGCATTGTAATGATATGTTGGTCATAGATTCTCACTCTTATCTCGCATCCTTGCTTCTCAGGGCTCCTGAAGTCTCCATTGGCCTTCCTTTCAGTGAGGCCATTGATGTGTGGGCCCTTGGTTGTGTGCTTGTATTCCTCTACATTGGAGAAAACCTCTTCTCTGTGTTCTGTGAATACCAAATGATGAAGCGTGTTTCAGAACTTCTTGGTTTACCGAAGGATGACCAGCTTCAGGCCGGGGCTTACACCAGTTGcttcttttgtgaggctgaGGAGGGCTCAAAATGGCGACTGATGGTaaaactgaagttttttttttttttctggcaaaCTCAAGTTCACCAAAGTTTAACTTTACAATGAACTTCATAACACTCATCTTGTTTCCCCAGACACCAGAAGAATATGAAGCTGGTAACAGCATCTCAACTAAGGAGGAACACCATTTCGTTGAGTTCTCTTCTTTGGATGATCTGGTCAATGTAAGTTTTTcataaatgtcaataaatgtcACTGTCCTGATTAAATCTTGACTGTCAAGAAGTTATTGAGATATCTTGACCATAAACTACTTACCGATATGCCTGATGTGTGAGCTTATGTAATGACCAGTCTTTTGTATTGAAATGCAGGTTCATCCAGGAGAAGAAAGTGGTGAGGTTGAGGACAGAGAAGCCTTTGTGGACCTGCTgaagcagcttctctgcttGGATGGAAATGAAAGGATCTCTCCCTGTCAGGCTCAGTTCCACCCTTTCTTCAGCACATCCCACCTCAACCAGCAGGAGACCAGCAGACACCATCAACCCTCATTACAGGCTAATGAGACCTCCTGCCATGCATCAGATGAAAAGTGTGTTCTAGATGATGCCTCTGCATCCAAGTCATCAGATAGTGACACACTGAATTTGGCCACTGCAGAAGCTGATAGTCTCCCTCCTCTGACTGACTTGGACTTGGTGTCTGCTCCCACTCCTCATTTAAATGATGACGTTCTGGATCAGTCTTCAGATGGAGTTACCGGCTGTTTTGGTTCTTTGAAGAAGAGGattcaaaaacatttcaaaagaatcaagactttctttttcaaacgctaaatgcttgttcttgTAAATACATATATTCAATAGtttgttttagatcatttttttggattttcacaatgattttttgaaacaaataaacatgtaaatatgtattcatttgttcttgttccaggttcttcTTCCGTGTTATAGTTTAAGAGCCGCTACATCTCATTTTATATAATAATTGACTTAAACTGGTGGTGATCAAAGAACAGGTGGAAAAACGCTAGAACCTTgattgttctgattgactcagatttgacattcagcagttagattaaatcaaaaacaaaaacagccttccaccacctaaagaacatctccatctCCTTAAAGGTGCCGTGCACACCTCTGAGATCCCTCTCTCCCAATCCCTCCCctctgctctcttgccctgcctccaaacttccaaagtccctccctcagaggagctaacaagctaactttagtccaacagcaacatcacagtaatataacatgctctgttaatagcatattactgcagcgcttctttcTCTCTATGTCAGGGGTGGACAATTGTTTTTTACATGGGGCCACGTGagaataagaaaatattatggaGGGCCGGACCAAAACTGAACTGAAATCTGCATAACATTAATTGTGTTTCTTTATATAAAGCAGtaaataacattgttttgatAAGCTGGAAAGACTGGTAAGAATATATGTTACAATTGAGcaataaaagagagaaaaaaatgacatttattcacTAAAACTTCCCAAAACAATGGTTaacaaaatgtgaacatttgTACAGTTTTTGAGTCACTATATTAGTGACCATTTTCAGCCACATTCAGTATGACATTGTATGacatattggaacaattaggtGCCTACATTTGTTGGTTAATCACATTCAcactcattgtgtgtttttttccagttcttttttcttattaagTGAGAGAAATCTAGTCTCTGTTGGTCTTTAACAAGTGCATCAAAGTCAGCTTGAATGTCTGAGGTGGAGATGCAAAGCACAGCTGACAGATGATCATCAGTGAGAGAGGATCTGTACCTGGACTTGTTAAACTTCATCACTGAGAATGTTTGCTCACTTATGTAGCTAGAGCCAAAGAGCACAAAAATCTTCTGAGCATGTCTCCTCATGTTTGGAAACCTCTCTTGCTTAAGAGCAGAGTAGAAATCCAGCAGTGGTTGTGACTTGAAGTGCTCTGCATCAGACTGCAGGTCAATGAGTTCCAGCTGGACATCACTTGGTGCATCATCCACATTGCAGGTAAATGGTGAGGAAATCAAGTGCATCTCACTCTCCATTGTTCTGAGATCTTCAAATCGCCTCGAAAACTCGCCATGCGGTGCTCCTAACATAGATGAGTACCTGCGGAGGTGATCATCTGATGGTGTGACTTCCTTCAGGgtttgcatgtgagtgagattgTTGCTCTCCAGTTGCCTTGAAAGAAACTGTAACTTGGCCATGAAAGCCTTCACCAGGTTGTGCATTTCATGGACGAAAAGGCCCTTGCCTTGCAGTTTGGTGTTCAGTGCAGTCATCAGTGCAGTCACGTCAACAGCAAATGCAAAATTTGTCAGCCATTTCTAATCTGAGATGTCTTTGCCTTTCTTCTCACAAAACGCTCGGATCTCTGCTTTCAGATCCCAGACTCTTTTTAGCACTTTGCCCAGGCTGAGCCATCGGATAGTTGTGTGATAGCTGATGTCACCATGTTCAGTTTCGTGCTCCTCTTGTTGCTTTTGGAACGTCGCTACCAAATTTTCCGATATCCGCACCATTTCACCATCATTTAAGTTTTTATATTTCTCTGAATGTTTCGTCTTGTAATGTCGACTCAAATTGTAATCCTTGAACACAGCAATCTGGTCCCTGCAAACCAAACACACCGCTTTACGTCTGACtttggtaaataaatacttgGCAGTCCATATCTTGTTGAAAACCCTGCATTCAGCATCTACCTTTCTCTTTTTAGTCGACATTTTGGGGGTGAAATGCGTCATACTAAGTTAGGTGCATGCGTGTGcaggctcggtgcaaaacaaccggagGACTGCTGAGGCAATGGTGCACGAGGAGTGGATGGAGCggtatctcagtctggatccagtaaaaagtgaccatgaaaagctgtaaatggactgatatgcagtgGGCTTCtagtacttcatattgaaattgtgtttgtgaacatgtgggccactgtgccagttttactaaactttatagctacttatacaggctctgagttgaaataaataaagtgtgtcaaaataaagcggTCACTCTCCGTGGTGCTGAAGCGCTGATTTGTTCCACTACTGCTTACGTACCATTGCGCaacgtaaaaaaacaaaagctacaaaataaaagcaatgcacACTCAtgaggtaaaataaaaaaaattgtttgttttgtcatttcttatGAAACTTACGCGGGCCGGTCAGTCAGCCGCATGTGGCCCACTGGCCGTAAAATGCCCAGGTCTgttctatgtgcacacaccattctagcagcagcagcaacaacacagtgtcacttacagtacccaaacggaggctgctgcgtgcacattAACAAACACAGGCtctcagtgacgtgccgtgagcactagggtagggtaagcagggcgttccaaatcgtgaccaccaatgtcaacaccaatgacaatttcatatgtttctgctgacaagtgttaattcaatttaattcaattcaactttatttataaagcataatttacaacaaagtcatctcaatgcgctcatcaaaacataaaattcagatccacatgaacaagcttttaGCCATCTACCAAAATCAACGTCGTAAagcaccattaaagaaacataaacaattatttaatatagcctccatactctcccaacattTATGAAACTGTGCGTAGGTAAGATCACTTCAGGTGGCGTACGCTGAAACACATGAAATgcataagcaaaaaaaaacaaaacaaacactgggtgttgttttttatttattgtttgtaacttttacaaaaatatttgcAAGATTACAAACTCAATAAGGATAATGAACTCAACTTCCAACTTCTTCAAAAGCACAGAACAAAAAAAGGGTacatttaaggaaaaaaaaatattattatattatatatattataaaaaaatattgcacaataACAAATATGGTGTATCAGGGCTCCCatatatatatcccaatattgtctttttcctcccaccttgtttgcacatgctgttgaaggtaaaactacatgtagtgcaattttttgatgacagctatgcatgttaaattattgaaattaaataaatacctcAGATTTCTCtctacttttttgacattttatttaattttgacaaaAGAGTTTCACATCcaattataaaataacacacaagTAAATGAAAATCATTTTAAACATATTAGTAACACGGTCAAATTACAAATGATTAATATCATTAGAGGAAGGcattgcaacaacaaaa from Gouania willdenowi unplaced genomic scaffold, fGouWil2.1 scaffold_188_arrow_ctg1, whole genome shotgun sequence includes the following:
- the LOC114458811 gene encoding homeodomain-interacting protein kinase 3-like, which translates into the protein MKCQNLKNNETVAVKIIKDGFEDHLENEISMLKVISVLDTDRTNLLTFYEHFVYMDCNCLAFELLEIDLHTLMENREWEPLSVNYIHTIAEQLLVALDALKGLGIIHTDIKPDNVMVVNRNIQELKVKLIDFGVAVKTSSMEPCLEIQPLGYRAPEVSIGLPFSEAIDVWALGCVLVFLYIGENLFSVFCEYQMMKRVSELLGLPKDDQLQAGAYTSCFFCEAEEGSKWRLMTPEEYEAGNSISTKEEHHFVEFSSLDDLVNVHPGEESGEVEDREAFVDLLKQLLCLDGNERISPCQAQFHPFFSTSHLNQQETSRHHQPSLQANETSCHASDEKCVLDDASASKSSDSDTLNLATAEADSLPPLTDLDLVSAPTPHLNDDVLDQSSDGVTGCFGSLKKRIQKHFKRIKTFFFKR